The Sulfurospirillum diekertiae genomic sequence CAGCCTTATTGCACACCGTCTTTTTGTGGAACAGTGCAAAGTGATACCTAAAGTAGTTTTAGGACACTCCTTAGGTGAATTTTCTGCTTTGAGTGCAGCTAGCGCTATGGATTATTTAGATGCCGTAGAATTGGTACACCAACGCGGTCTTTTGATGAAAAAAGCGTGTGAAGGCATTAATGCTGGCATGATGGCGCTTCTTGGCTTAGATGATGCAACTGTTGAAAATCTTACATGTAAAGAGCGTGAACTGGGTAAAAAAGTTTGGGCAGCGAACTACAATGGTGATGGACAGATTGTGATTGCGGGAAATCGTGATGATTTAGTATCTTTAGAGTCACTTTTTAAAGAGGCAGGTGCAAAAAAATCGGTGCTACTTCCTATGTCTGTAGCAAGTCATTGTCCGCTTTTAAGCTCTGCTCAACCAAAACTTGAAGCTTATTTAGATCAATGGCTGAAAGAGAGTTTTGCAATGCCTATCATCTCCAATGTAACCGCATCTGAGTACCAAAGCAAAGTTGAGGCTAAAATGCTTCTATCGCAGCAGCTTATTTCACCTGTAAAATATAAACAATCCATTTTATATGTAGAATCTTCAACGGACTCATTTATTGAATTCGGTGGCTCAGTGCTTAAGGGTCTTAATAAACGGATCACACAAAAGCCAACGTATAGTATTACCGATATGAAAAGTTTAGAAGAAGTGCTTGCACTTTTGTAAAAGGAAGAAGATGAAAATAGCTATTATGGGTGCAATGGTTGAAGAGATCACCCCACTTTTAGAATTTTTTGAGAAATATAAAACTATTGAGTTTGCCAAAAATAGTTACTACACCACATCGTATAAAGGTATGGATTTAGTGATCGCTTACAGTAAGATTGGTAAAGTGAATGCTAGTTTGACAGCCTCAACGCTGATTGAAAAATTTGGAGCACAAAAGCTCCTTTTTTCAGGTGTCGCAGGTGCCCTGAATCCTTCATTAAAAGTAGGCGACTTGCTCGTAGCCACAAAGCTTGCTCAACATGATCTTGATATTACTGCATTCGGTCATCCTCACGGTTATGTTCCTGAAGGTTCTGTCTATGTTGAAACAGACAAAGCTTTGACTGTGTTGGCTCAAAAAGTTGCATCGGCTCAAAACATTAAATTGCTTGAGGGCATTATTGCCACGGGCGATCAATTTATTTGCGATGGTGTAAAAAAAGAGTGGATTCATTCGACATTTAATGCGGATGCGACAGAAATGGAAGGTGCTTCAGTCGCTGTGGTTTGTGATGCGCTTAATGTTCCTTTTTGTGTGCTTCGTGCTATTAGTGATGCTGCGGATATGGACGCAGGATTTAGTTTTGATGAGTTCTTAGTGAGCTCCGCTAAAGAGAGTGCTCAGTTTATTATCGCGATGTTGGACGAACTCAGTTATGATCGAAATTAGTAAACGCCTTTTACGCATCGCTGGGCGTACCAATGCACGCTATAACCTCATAAATGAGGGTGATAAAATTTTGCTAGGGCTCAGTGGTGGTAAAGACTCACTCAGCCTTGCACATGTTTTAAAACACATGCAACGTGTTGCTCCCTTTGATTTTGAATTTAAGGCCGTTACAATTGCTTATGGGATGGGCGAAGATCTTCAGGCTTTACACAACCATTGCATAGAGCATGAAATTGATCATGAAATTGTCGATACAAAGATTTTCGATCTTGCACAAGATAAGATACGGGAAAACTCCTCTTTTTGCAGTTTCTTTTCACGCATGAGACGAGGTGCTCTTTACACCTATGCTCTTGAGCATGGCTACCGTAAATTGGCTCTTGCGCATCACTTAGATGATGCTGTGGAGAGCTTTTTTATGAACTTCTCACATAATGGGGCACTTCGCTCAATGCCACCTATTTATAAAGCACAAAATGGTTTATGGGTGATTCGTCCACTCATTCATGTGCGCGAACGTCAACTACGGGATTGTGCCAATGATGCACATATGCCTATTATTGGAGATGAAGCCTGTCCTGCAATGCGTTTTGATGTCAAAATGCCCATTATGCGTGCTCGTACAAAAGAAATGCTTATTGGTATGGAAAAAGAGAATCCAGATCTTTTCATTTCACTGAAAAAAGCATTTGAAAATATCCAAACATCCAGTTTTAGTGATGTACGTTTTTTAGAGCAATAATATAACGGAATACATTTCTGCTTCAAAAAAGGCAAAGCGCAACGCAGGATGCTAGGCTTTGCCTAACATCCTGCGTTAAAATCAAAATCCTTCCAATAAAATCTTCCAGAGTACATTGATTTGCTCATCATCAAGTGCTATGGTACTTTGTTCTTCAAAAAGCTGCTTTACATGTAAAAGATCAAAGGTTTGATTCCAAGCGCAGGTTTTATGTGCAGGTAAAAAACCTCGGATGAGTGTTAAATCTTCTAAGATAGGTTCTTCGCAATTAAAACAGATAAAATCATCGTGCAATCTTCCTTCATACTCTAAAAGCTTGATATACGCTTCGATGGCAATACGTTTAGGATTTTGTATCTGCCAAATAGATGAACTCTGTTCTAAAAGATCAAA encodes the following:
- the fabD gene encoding ACP S-malonyltransferase; amino-acid sequence: MNNSIFIFPGQGSQKIGMGKDFYDHSPIAKEMIEKASQRVEIDFTTLLFEENDRLDQTEFAQPAILLVSLIAHRLFVEQCKVIPKVVLGHSLGEFSALSAASAMDYLDAVELVHQRGLLMKKACEGINAGMMALLGLDDATVENLTCKERELGKKVWAANYNGDGQIVIAGNRDDLVSLESLFKEAGAKKSVLLPMSVASHCPLLSSAQPKLEAYLDQWLKESFAMPIISNVTASEYQSKVEAKMLLSQQLISPVKYKQSILYVESSTDSFIEFGGSVLKGLNKRITQKPTYSITDMKSLEEVLALL
- a CDS encoding 5'-methylthioadenosine/adenosylhomocysteine nucleosidase gives rise to the protein MKIAIMGAMVEEITPLLEFFEKYKTIEFAKNSYYTTSYKGMDLVIAYSKIGKVNASLTASTLIEKFGAQKLLFSGVAGALNPSLKVGDLLVATKLAQHDLDITAFGHPHGYVPEGSVYVETDKALTVLAQKVASAQNIKLLEGIIATGDQFICDGVKKEWIHSTFNADATEMEGASVAVVCDALNVPFCVLRAISDAADMDAGFSFDEFLVSSAKESAQFIIAMLDELSYDRN
- a CDS encoding tRNA 2-thiocytidine biosynthesis TtcA family protein; protein product: MIEISKRLLRIAGRTNARYNLINEGDKILLGLSGGKDSLSLAHVLKHMQRVAPFDFEFKAVTIAYGMGEDLQALHNHCIEHEIDHEIVDTKIFDLAQDKIRENSSFCSFFSRMRRGALYTYALEHGYRKLALAHHLDDAVESFFMNFSHNGALRSMPPIYKAQNGLWVIRPLIHVRERQLRDCANDAHMPIIGDEACPAMRFDVKMPIMRARTKEMLIGMEKENPDLFISLKKAFENIQTSSFSDVRFLEQ
- the recO gene encoding recombination protein RecO; translated protein: MQGYIINLNRVKDEDLIVTILTQNSIKTVYRFYGARHSTIHLGYKIDFEAIPSIKSTLPQLRSIMHLGTPWNNQRERMLIWQPFIRLFYTHLKDIGTIDSFYFDLLEQSSSIWQIQNPKRIAIEAYIKLLEYEGRLHDDFICFNCEEPILEDLTLIRGFLPAHKTCAWNQTFDLLHVKQLFEEQSTIALDDEQINVLWKILLEGF